CACGGCCCGCGCGTCCCCTCGGCCCTGCAGCCAACGGCGCCGGCGCTCCCCGCcggaactttttatttttaagggcaCTGACTCATGGGAGGAAATGAAAGCAAACCAGGAcataagcttttaattttaaaagatttcttttaaataaagagaaagcattgcctttaaaaattcaagaaagaaGTCACAAAATTTGAATAAGAATCTGCAGTAATAACaatgaatgagaaataaacatGCCCAAATTAATAttgcagtcagtcagttcagtcgctcagtcatgtccaactctttgagaccccatggactgcagcacgccagtcctccctgtccatcaccaactcccggagtttactcagattcatgtccatcgagttggtgatgccatccaaccatctcatcattttctcctcccgcctttggtctttcccagcatcagggtcttttccaatgagtcagctcttcgcatcaggtggtcaaagtattggagtttcagcttcagcatcagtccttccaatgaatattcagggctgattttctttaggatgaactggttggatgtccttgctgtccaagggactctcatgagtcttctccaacaccacagttcaaaagcatcaattctttgggctcagctttctctatagtccaactttcacatccatacatgactactggaaaaaccatagctttgactagatggacctttgatggcaaagtaatgtctctgctttttaatatgctgtctaggttggttatagcttttcttctaaggagcaagaatgtttgcttccaaggagcaagcatggctgccatcaccatgtgcagtgattttggagccccaaaaaataaagtctgtcattgtttccccatctatttgccatgaagtgatgggaccagatgccatgatcttagttttctgaatgctgagttttaagccaactttttcactcttctctttcactttcaccaagaggctctttagttcttctttgctttctgccataagggtggtgtcatctgctatctgaggttattgatatttctcctggcaatcttgattccagcttgtgcttcatccagcccagcatttctcgtgatgtactcttcatagaagttaaataagcagggtgacaatatacagacttgacgtactcctttcctgatttggaaccagtctgttgttccatgtctagttctgactgttgcttcctgacctgcatgcagatatgtcaagaagcaggtcaggtggaggtgtgggtcagtggtggcctgctgcacagttgagggcactgagtgtagcagtacatgcatgggactttttgaaggaggtcgctattatcttcattacctccaccatagtttggccccaggtaaataacagggagggaacacagctccacccatcaacagaaaattgaattaaagatttactgagcatggctcagCTcattagaacaagacccagttacaccctcagtcagtctctctcatcaggaagcttccataagcctcctaTCCTTCTCAATCAGAGGGcagcagactgaaaaccacagtcacagaaaactaaccaatctgatcacatggaccacagccttgtctaactcaatgaaactatgagccatgctgtgtagggccacccaagataggtcatggtggagagttctgacaaaatgtggtccactggagaagggaatggcaaaccatttcagtatttttgccttgagaaacccaagaacagtatgaaaaattaaTGTTGCAAATAGTGGTAAATAAAGTGATGTCAAAATTGATCTTAAAGAttaaaggagagagaaattaCTCCTGATCTGGGTGGGAGTGTCaaacagcatgaaacagtgatttgTTTGGTCAGTAGGTCTGGATCCAAATCTCCTCTCTGCCAGTTGCTAGATGTAATGTcacatttaacctctctgagtatcAGTTACAGGCAGAACATCTTGCCAAACTTACAGCTTTGctgtaaaaaatagaaacattgaCGATGAATGGCATAATTCTTGGCACATAGATTAAAAGTAATAGTTATGACTGATCCGAGTTGTTGCATGGCAGATATCAGTTGGCAGTTACACAACCTTGTAACTCAgatatcttccaattaaaaaaaaaaagaaactagctaacaacaacaacaacaaaaactgcagCCTGATAGTGTGGATATAATATTAAcacttttcatattcatttttcaaagaaatgataATAAGTCAATATCTTTGAGtttaaaaagtcatctttttttttgactgaCTAGCATTCATTCCCTCTTCCTAACAGGACAGCCAATTTCAAGCACTTCTCCCCCATCATGTGTAGCCTTGATGGGAGAGTAAGTCCAGTGGGCTGTCTCTAACTTTCTCTCATGACCTTGGCAGAGCAAACTCTCTTTTGAGATTCTGACAACTGGCTTatcccagacatcctggaagagCATTCCTGCCAGGAAACAGatcctttagttcttttttgctccCAGAGCTACCTAGGATCCTGCCAACTTCCAAGGCAAGTTCTCTTAGCTTCTTATTGATTTGCAGAGCTATCCATTTCTTCACAATAGCTCATTTGGTGGAGGTAGCCAGTGTTGGGTTTTCCCATTAGCAAgcaaaaattttcattcttttattccaaATGATGATTGCTTAAAGATTCTTGGAGAAAGAAGCTTTGTAGGAAACAGAGAAAGATGGGGCTTGAGGGAGCAAAATTCAGCAGAAAGGTAcaagaggaaggagggggagacAAAGGAAGAAAGGCTAAATTTTTTACATCCCTTCCCTGTCCCAGCAACAGCCAGATCCACCTCTCAACTGAACCAGCTTCTTACTGTGGCCTGTACTTCAGATCCTACCCCTCCAAACTGCCCAGGGCCTATCTGCAACTTCACAGGCACATCCCTTGCATGTGTTTCCCCACCCATCAACCAACCAGTCATTccatccctgccccacccctgccaagCCCTCAGACCTGCCTCACCCTTGTTTGTCTCTATTGGACAATTATTTTAGGTTGACATATTCAGGTGAAGATGACCTGAAGTAGGAAATTAAGACTTGTATCTTTTCGCAGAAGTGCTCCTTTAAAAACAGAATCTAGGCCTGACAAGTGGTTGCTTTTTAAACAAACatactatgacaaacctagacaacatattaaaaagcagagacatttttttggctgagtaataatcatagaaagaatgcatttgagtcagttctactgaggtggatgaacatagcacctattatgcagagtgaagtgagtcagaaggagaaagataaataccgtattctaatGCTGTTGTAACCACGTGTTCCGGGAAACAaattcagaaggacaatgcagatagtggagtgcagttaacaatactggcgggcccaaggcagagtctcctcttagctaaggaccccgaccagcatttgtgaaaatcttttataccccatgtgtacatgtccgaacccaccaccccaaattccttgagacttacataaacaaaggaagggtaaatacaatcacaataaccccattaatcatgtgttatgtgttcaaacagttaataatcaataagcccatgGTTACATTCCAACctgttaataactgataagcctgtgattacattccgatagatacagaaaaaattaggcaggggtgattagagtatgttttctcttaggcgatgagcaacctggatatgatcttcaaggttcccctgtccagagggggtcttatccttctgttgtcaTTTCCATAGGCACTAAGcccagagttcagagtccattggagaggtagccgagcatgatcagcatggacaggcctcagatggagtccaggccctgtgAATTCCTTCTTTATTCTTCCCTCTTAGTTTCTGTAacaagcatcatttattgagctaTATATTGTACCCTAGCCCTCcagccacccacatgagagaacactgtcaacctctgggttacaaaattcacaaggcattgtaagaagcagggcccacaaagcagaactatcaaggcaactaTAACAGTGGTAAAATAGTTTTTCACAAATCGcccttcacccaagataggacTGAAGTCtagaaaggaatgttttcatcTAACATTCCTTTTACCTGGTTTTACCTGTCCTCTAAAGCAGTCAATACATTGCCAGATATGTCAGGAATGCATACACAACATTCAACCTTAATTATAGCACAGATCCCCCCTTGAGCAGCTGTGAGTATGTTCAAAGCCATTCTATTATAAATTACTGCTTTTTTCATTTGAATTTGTTCTTCATTTAAGGCTTGGGTGGCTTTTGTTCTATCTAGGAGGGTCTGTTTTGTGAAATTAGTCAAGGCCTCTATTTTAATCATAATATATGTTGTCCCTATAGAGGGTACGAATAAGGCAGCAATATACTTATACCATTGAAAGACAGATCTTGTCCACCTAGCATGTAAATAAGGTAGATTTACCGGGGCTTGTTGTAGGTTAGGCTTTTGTTACACTGGCATTTATATCAAATGTAACCCCATGACCCGAGACTGTTGACTGTAGGTCATACACCAAGAGAGCAAGGAGAGGTTATGATTGACAAGAGAGAGGAAAGTCTCCTTTTGTCATCCTAGAAAAGAGCAGAGTGGTTTAAAATCTCCTTGGCAGAGTGGTGacacccaccaaggaagtccatccaTCACTGACAGAGGCATAGCCCCAAGTAACCAGCAGTTGGAAGTGTTGTGAAAGTCTGCGTAGGAATGTGCCCATGAGATGAAAACATTGTCCTGAGTTGAAACAGAAGTTAAATTCAAAATCACGTTGATGAGGCCAAGCAGCAGGAGTTGATTGTGCAGCTTCATCCTGAAGGGGCTCTTCTgggatctttttttcctttttcttaaggATGGTCTTAGTCTCTCGAGGGTCAGTGGGGTCCTTCTGTGCAGTCCACTCAGGGTTTTTTTTGGGTCTGTGTGGTATGTTTTCTTTACCCTTGTACGATGGATctaagggacaatacctgcaactttaactgcagtaggggtagttagaataacataagggcccttttaCTGAGGGGCTAGCGAATCTTGTTTctaatctttgacccatacttggtcaccaagcgtaaactcatgaatctgttccccaagggtgAACAGCACcttttcttgtacaaacttagttactggatttattaccttacccagtcccatctgctgtgaaatcttatctcccccttacctgaggcaaatttgttgacacctgttttattatgggagggggcctcccatacacaatttcgtatggagaatagccttgggactgtggggtcattctgagtctgagcagagctgtCGGAAGCAAGTCCACCCAGGAACAGTCAGTCTctatgatccacttggagagtctctttaagtgtctggttggttcattccaccatctcagaactctgggtctatatgcagtgtgcagtttccatttgatgtttaaagttttgcttacttgtggtactaaatcagctacaaaagccgGGCCATTGCCTGAACCAATGCTGGTAGGAAGTCCAATTTGGGAACtatttccctaagcaggcaccgggctacctctgatgctctttcagtccaggtaggaaaagcttcgACCCATCCCAAGAATgtacataccatgaccagcaggtaacggtactgtcggtgaggtttcatttcagtgaagtccactcccaggtgtttAAAGGGCAGCGTACCTTTCAGCTGAATACCCggaggtttttgtctgaatacctgagaggcagcattaacctgtgagcaggcagcatggcctaggtgggtcgcttggtgCGTTTGTCAGTACCAGTAATTTGCCACTTGGCACTTCCCATcatctcttttcagtcttgatggcccttTCCGCTTTGGCTAACCTGACAGCCATTGTCCTTGTTTcatcaggctagtgccatcagtatataggacccagttagggtctggaaccttgagcccttctttaaaacaaaacccagataccttacctcctcctTGCAGATCTGCGCCTTCTTCGACACCtggtaacctgcttccatcagcagctggagcagtgcttttgtccctttccagcatttttctcagcagccagcagcaggtctcATACCCGCATTGTAGGAGCCAACATCCATACCCTTCCGGATGAAATGAGTCcaggtcagaagccaaggcttccccaaagatggctggggagttcttaaacccttgtgggggagtccagatgagctgttgtttggtgctcctgactggatcttcccattcaaaggcaaagatgggctgtgacaCTGGGGTGCAGCGTacgcagaagaaggcatccttgagatctaggcaagtataaactttagtcctcggcgggaggaggctaagtaaggtgtaggggtttggaacagtggggtgtacagtcacagtagcctggttgactagcctgagctcttgtacaggcctatagtcctgtcctccttcttttttgactggcaggatcggcgtattccaagccgactggcactctactagaatgcccacttgtttctttttttttttttttgcccacttgtttcaatctattgacgTGGGGCAGTATGCCAGCCCAGGCCTCTATTGGTAGCGGGCACTGGCGCTTTCTAActgggatggtgcctggtttgagtttTATTATCACTGGGGCTTGATGTTTAGCcagcccggggtgggggggggtgtcttccgcccagacctcagggaacaaTTGAGTTAGCTCTCTCTCATGCTCTTTCGGCCTACCTGGTTCTTCCTTtggaggctcatgcaacctccactcaccTTGGGGTGGTATTGAGAGAGACAGCAAATAAGTCATAGTGTCcatccagaaggtgggcctctcctcaggggagaaagtcactggtgctcctagtttggagatcAAGTGTCTTCCCAataggggtactgggcactcagaaATGTAGAGggattcatgaatcacttggtgccccccccatctgacattttctgggctggcaaaacgatttaaACGTGtcttctcccgataccccagttacagcggtagtctttttggacagtggtgccacaggttttgttactaccgacagttctgctcctgtatccaccatgaagtcaatgttttggtcccccaaTTTTaaggttaccatgggctctcagggacctgatatctctgagccccagcagccctatttaattttcaagtcagcaagccccacaactgcgggagcttcctcttccttctttgccTTAGGGTATTCagtcttccagtggccaaaagctcggcaccgggcacactggtttggctgtaacaGGGCCCGGGGCCTCCATTGGGACTGGTTGAAGGACTGTCCTGCCCCTGGGGCAGAGGAGGTTTTCCGGAGGGCCCGAGATAggctttcccagagcagcagctagcACTCTAAGTCTCTGTTCTCTTTCGTTCCCTCcggctctctggcagagcgcAGTCTAtgcttaattccaacgtctccctccccttcttgtcAATACTCACCGGGAGAAGCCGGTATAGCTTGGGGGGTTCGGCTGGACCCGGATCCTGAAaatgttggccagaggcttctgtcaccagGACGGGAGCCTGCCAAAACAgcggctctacgaactccgggaGAGCTGGCGGAAGAGCAGCGGCTGCTGcaggaacttcacctggccctggatctggccttaaggcggcctccggtcctggtggaGCACTGGGAGGCGGGCGCGTCATTAACCAGCATGGGGGACGGGTCAGGTCATCCCCATCCAAATCCTgttgaatttccttttttatcatcagtcaatttttgtgccattaatatttttccctttcccttctggatacagaaccttgtccaagtaggagggtcttgagctaaccctagccatgagtcaatatatggatattgatccaggtgacctggctctcctgtgactactgtatagactgcttccactatttttaagttcatggtCTTCTCTAGTGGCCATCCTActcccatagggggccattcgacctcacagagtatgtgcaGGCGGTTAGGCTttatcttcaccccatagtctcctcctaatccctttttaaactttttaatcatgcactccaatacagttgccttagattcacttcacCCCATCTTGCTTACTTTttcggaccttcttctacttttccttttcattctgtctacgaagttctcagtaccctatgtacttctgatactTCCACTCAATGACACTTAAATTGCGATTGTGCCTCCTTtctaattggggtgagaagagccttacctccagatcccagagggagaaggggaatcggcgtgtcttcacctgccagtcagcatgGCCGAACCAGAACACcacatggtccaagactgtttctcccttaactttcaaagtccattctgccttggtgggcttgatcaggtgcggacaaaaacacagatgggttaaatatcccatgtcccaggccatctccggaaaagccagTTCATACTCACttatgtatccccctccttctagcctaacaatttcgagggggtcaagaatttcacagcagacgggacacctcctgggggagggcagaatatgagcatacaaggaccagtttcctatcctaaaaaaTCCCCTGGTGATCGCTGGTATGGTAATAATTTTCTCCGAGATGGCGTGGACATACCTCCTAAAtgtccttcacaaatttccttcctaaaccctagcacgctcgtcgacctgtgtaccaagcaatcgccacctgcctattccaggctcctgtgggtccccgctccttctagtccctcccaggggggtgatcagacCCCCTCTTCCATCCTGCTGGGTGGGCTCCTCcccacctgagcgctcagttcctcTGCTGTTCATTACCTGCCAAAGTGAAGAAACCGGGTGTTGAAAGGCTGAATTCTTCCAGAGGGGCAAGGCGCCTTCtcccctctaggagattcaagccacaaagcctaggggtggcctcaaatgagacctgtctcttcaaagtgaggagtttcccagccaatgcaccaaatgttgtagccacgcgttctgggaaacaaactcacagaaggacaatgcagatagtggagtgcagtttattacaccggcgggcccaaggtagagtctcctcttagccaaggaccccgaccagcatttgtgaaaatcttttataccccatgtgtacgtgggTGGGGTATGGAGTACCCCGGACGTCTGAACCGACCatcccaaattccttgagacttacataaacaaaagaagggtaaatacaatcacaataaccgcATTAAtcatgtgttatgtgttcaaacagttaataatcaataagcccgtggttacattccaaccagttaataattgataagcctgtgattacattccgatagatacaGAAACAATTTATGACCtatccagaggcaggggtgattagagtatgttttctcttaggtgatgaataacctggatacgatcttcaaggttcccgtGTCCAGAGcgggtcttatccttctgttgtcgtTTCCATAGGCACtgaacacagagttcagagtccactggagaggtggccgagcacgatcagcatgaacaggcctaagatggagtccaggccctatgaattccttcttgcACGCATATATAcacaatctagaaaaatggtactgaagaatttatttacagggcaacaatggagaaacagatatagagaatagacttatggacatggggagagagaaggagagggtgagatgtatggaaagagtaacatggaaactcacattaccatatgtaaaatagagagccaacagaattttctgtatggctcaggaaactcaaacaggggctctgtattaacctagaggggtgggatggggagggagatgggaaggagcttcaaaacgggatatatatatatatatatatatatatacacacacacacacacctatggctgattcatgttgaggtttgacagaaaacagaaaattctgtaaagcaattatccttcaataaaaatacataaattaaaaagaaaaaagcagagacattatcaacaaagttctgtctagtcaaagctatggtttttccagtagtcatgtctggatgtcagagctggactataaacaaagctgagagctgaagaattggtgcttttgagctgtgatgttggagaagactcttgagagtcccttggactgcagggagatccaaccagtcaatctcaaaggaaatcagtcctgaatattcattggaaggactgatgctgaagctccaatactttggccagctgatgcgaagaactgactaactggaaaaggccctgatgttgggaaagattgaaggcaggaggagaaggggatgacagaggatgagatggttggatggcatcaccgactcaatggacatgagtttgagtaagctctgggagttggtgatggacacggaagcctgtgtgctgcagtccatggggttgcagagtcagacacaactgaatgactgaactgacatGAACTCAAACATCCAAGAAAATTAAACCTATTAAAATCATGACTTCAGAGACTACTGAGTTATCTAATGATGTACCTATATCTCCTCAGATTTCTGAAACTCATTTTTGGTAGTTTCTTTCAGCACTTAAAGCCTGATTTTTCTCATTCAATGTATATATTCTgagtgactgctgctgctgctgctgctaagttgcttcagtcgtatctgactctgtgcgaccccatagacggcagcccaccaggctccgccgtccctggggttctccaggcaagaacaatggagtgggctgccatttccttcttctccttcttcttcttctttttttttttttttgctatttccttctccaatgcgtgaaagtgaaaagtgaaagtgaagtcactcagccgtgtccgactcttcacaaccccatggactgcagcccaccaggctcctctgcccatgggattttccaggcaagagtactggagtgggttgccattgccttctaggATGCTACAAACTTTGGGTCTGAGACCAGTTATGGTTCTAAAACTGTTAGCTTCAGAAAGGACACAGATACATTAAGCAATTATAAGAAGCAATGGGGgaggggatagttagggagtttgtgattaacatgtacacactgctatatttaaaatggatagggcttccctggtggctcagtggtaaagaacctgcatgcaaatatagtagacatgggtttgatccgtggtccagaaaaatcccacgtgctgtggagtaACTAAACCCGTGTGcctcaactattgagcctgtgctctagaaaccgtgctccacaacaagaaaagtcatcgcaatgagaagctcatgtaccacaactagagagtagcccctgctgcctgcaactggagaaaagcccaaggagcaaaagacccagcatagtaaaaattaaataaacaaataaaattatttcaaaaataagcaaaatggataaccaacaaggatctactgtatagcacaaggaatgccattcaatattatgtaacaacctaaataggaacagaatttgaaaaagaatagatacatatatatgtataactgaatcactttgctgtacatctgaaactatcacaacattgtaaatcagctatattgcaatataaaataaaaagttaaaaataaaataaaagagctatatcttaaaaaaaagaagcaggagaTTCAGAtaattcatttcttccttttttatttaattaaaaaattctttttttttctatcagaTAATTTATTCTTAAACAAGCAAGTGTTTTTAGGACTATATACGGCTTGCAGAAAGTTCTTTGCAACATCCAAAACATGTGAGCaaattgacatcttttaaaggtgGTCATAGCTCTAGCACCTGAATTGTGGTTTCCAGACATTTATTTCCAACAAAAGAAGCCAAAGCTTTTAGGAGAAATAGCAGATTTGAAATTTGGAGCAGGAAAACCACCAGATAAATGTGGAATATCTTATCATACAAGAGGCAAGGAGCTGTCAAATATCATTGGGATCATCTCAAAATGACTCACAGAAGTCAATCTGAAGAGAGTCCCACTGGccaaaatgaacttatttgagCATTAAGATTAATGGTGTGGATTAAAATTCATCAAATATGTTAACTCAATGAATTCAAATGGTACTAAAAAGAAATTGGAGGATTGGGGAAAGAATCAAGCATTTATCCTCCCTTTCATTTACAAACTATACAGTTAGGTAACTAGTCAATAAAGGGAAACATCTTACAAAAGGAttatagttaatttattttaaaaaaggaataacagGTCTCCATCTTGAACATCCTAATAAAATAATGAAccacag
This genomic stretch from Dama dama isolate Ldn47 chromosome 7, ASM3311817v1, whole genome shotgun sequence harbors:
- the LOC133059150 gene encoding actin-binding protein WASF1-like isoform X1, which encodes MIKKEIQQDLDGDDLTRPPCWLMTRPPPSAPPGPEAALRPDPGPGEVPAAAAALPPALPEFVEPLFWQAPVLVTEASGQHFQDPGPAEPPKLYRLLPISRMPSSAYAAPQCHSPSLPLNGKIQSGAPNNSSSGLPHKGLRTPQPSLGKPWLLTWTHFIRKGMDVGSYNAGMRPAAGC
- the LOC133059150 gene encoding ankyrin repeat domain-containing protein 11-like isoform X2, with amino-acid sequence MIKKEIQQDLDGDDLTRPPCWLMTRPPPSAPPGPEAALRPDPGPGEVPAAAAALPPALPEFVEPLFWQAPVLVTEASGQHFQDPGPAEPPKLYRLLPEHQ